One genomic window of Quercus lobata isolate SW786 chromosome 9, ValleyOak3.0 Primary Assembly, whole genome shotgun sequence includes the following:
- the LOC115960249 gene encoding uncharacterized protein LOC115960249, with the protein MMMTMEVEVRLHVYDVTNSGSDKTNSTILQINKIFKDGIGLGGIFHSAVQVYGDDEWSFGFCEQGTGVFSCPSQKNPMYTYRECIVLGKTNCSILKVNQILRELSREWPGNSYDLLAKNCNHFCDEFCEKLGVQKLPGWVNRFANAGDAAMEVAGNTALRLRQAKTEIVSASKVAYQFIVRVANNTTSAPDSESPENSSRGTSSRFRGTWFKNLITDGAKPSSSSEIENQEEGASRLQQQHDDKSPLWQNSQSRYDM; encoded by the exons atgatgatgacgatggAGGTGGAGGTGAGATTGCATGTGTACGATGTGACGAATAGTGGATCGGACAAGACCAACAGCACCATTCTTCAGATCAACAAGATCTTCAAGGACGGTATTGGCCTTGGTGGCATTTTCCACAGCGCTGtccag GTTTATGGAGATGATGAATGGTCATTTGGGTTCTGTGAACAAGGAACTGGAGTTTTCAGCTGCCCTTCCCAGAAAAATCCAATGTATACATATCGTGAATGCATTGTTCTTGGAAAAACAAACTGTTCAATATTAAAGGTAAATCAGATCTTGAGGGAACTTAGTAGAGAATGGCCTGGAAATTCATATGACTTGTTGGCAAAAAACTGCAATCActtttgtgatgagttttgtgaAAAGCTTGGAGTGCAGAAGCTTCCAG GTTGGGTTAATCGTTTTGCCAATGCTGGTGATGCTGCCATGGAAGTTGCTGGAAATACGGCACTGCGG TTGAGACAAGCCAAGACAGAAATTGTATCGGCAAGCAAAGTGGCCTACCAGTTTATTGTGAGAGTTGCTAACAATACCACAAGTGCTCCTGACTCTGAGTCACCTGAAAATTCAAGCAGAGGCACTTCTTCTAGATTTCGAGGTACTTGGTTTAAAAACCTCATCACAGATGGTGCAAAACCATCTAGTAGCTCTGAAATTGAGAATCAGGAAGAGGGTGCTAGTCGGCTGCAACAGCAACATGATGATAAATCACCTCTTTGGCAAAATTCACAGTCACGGTATGACATGTGA
- the LOC115959918 gene encoding uncharacterized protein LOC115959918 produces the protein MDNMGCNKLQPVVRKGKKKQVKDEVDRMKQAEKKKRRLEKALATSAAIISELEKKKQKKKEEQQRLDEEGAAIAEAVALHVLLDEESDDSCKIVLNKDDGFNSWECPGNIDLFVSGGTGFPYQDSAKHSLEGIGWVSNAYRSGCECGSSVGSDWSLASGPFARDLPASYFEEVGWGTTGFSAGLIAAQAVSSLQIAEDAHEDAIVLNGMLRE, from the coding sequence GAAACAGGTGAAGGATGAAGTCGATCGAATGAAACAGGCtgagaagaaaaagaggcgCTTGGAGAAAGCTCTGGCTACTTCTGCAGCCATCATTTCTGAattagaaaagaagaaacagaaaaagaaagaagagcaGCAGAGGCTTGATGAAGAGGGTGCTGCAATTGCTGAGGCTGTTGCTCTACACGTCTTACTTGATGAGGAATCAGATGATTCATGTAAGATTGTTCTAAACAAAGATGATGGGTTCAACTCTTGGGAATGTCCTGGTAATATTGACCTCTTTGTGAGTGGAGGAACAGGCTTTCCTTATCAGGATTCTGCCAAGCACTCACTTGAAGGGATTGGGTGGGTGTCTAATGCTTATAGATCTGGATGCGAGTGCGGTAGTTCAGTGGGCAGTGACTGGTCACTTGCATCTGGACCTTTTGCAAGGGATCTTCCTGCCTCATATTTTGAGGAAGTAGGTTGGGGGACTACAGGATTCTCTGCTGGTCTCATTGCGGCGCAGGCGGTTTCATCCCTCCAGATTGCAGAGGATGCTCATGAAGACGCAATTGTCCTTAATGGAATGCTAAGAGAGTAG